A single window of Helicobacter pylori DNA harbors:
- the csd6 gene encoding cell shape-determining L,D-carboxypeptidase Csd6 — MKKILPALLMGFVGLNADERLLEIMHLYQKQGLEVVGQKLDSYLADKSFWAEELQNKDTDFGYYQNKQFLFVADKSKPSLEFYEIENNMLKKINSSKALVGSKKGDKTLEGDLATPIGVYRITQKLERLDQYYGVLAFVTNYPNLYDTLKKRTGHGIWVHGMPLNGDRNELNTKGCIAIENPLLSSYDKVLKGEKAFLITYEDKFSPSTKEELSMILSSLFQWKEAWARGDFERYMRFYNPNFTRYDGMKFNAFKEYKKRVFAKNEKKHIAFSSINVIPYPNSQNKRLFYVVFDQDYKAYQHNKLSYSSNSQKELYIEIENNQVSIIMEK; from the coding sequence TTGAAAAAAATATTACCGGCTCTGTTAATGGGGTTTGTGGGATTGAATGCTGATGAGCGTTTGTTAGAAATCATGCACCTTTATCAAAAGCAAGGCTTGGAAGTGGTGGGTCAAAAATTGGATTCTTATTTAGCGGATAAATCTTTTTGGGCAGAAGAGCTTCAAAACAAGGACACGGATTTTGGCTATTATCAAAACAAGCAGTTTTTATTTGTGGCGGATAAATCCAAGCCCAGTTTAGAGTTTTATGAGATAGAAAATAACATGCTTAAAAAAATCAACAGCTCTAAAGCCCTTGTAGGCTCTAAAAAGGGCGATAAAACTTTAGAGGGCGATTTGGCTACGCCTATTGGAGTGTATCGTATCACGCAGAAATTAGAGCGCTTGGATCAATATTATGGCGTTTTGGCTTTTGTAACGAATTACCCTAATTTGTATGACACCTTGAAAAAACGCACCGGGCATGGCATTTGGGTGCATGGAATGCCTTTAAATGGCGATCGGAATGAATTGAACACCAAGGGCTGCATTGCGATTGAAAACCCGCTTTTAAGCTCTTATGATAAAGTGTTAAAAGGCGAAAAAGCGTTCCTTATCACCTATGAAGACAAGTTTTCTCCTAGCACCAAAGAAGAATTGAGCATGATTTTAAGCTCCCTTTTCCAATGGAAAGAAGCCTGGGCTAGGGGCGATTTTGAACGCTACATGCGTTTTTATAACCCCAATTTCACTCGCTATGACGGCATGAAATTCAACGCTTTTAAAGAGTATAAAAAAAGGGTGTTTGCGAAAAACGAAAAAAAACACATCGCCTTTTCCTCTATCAATGTGATCCCTTACCCCAACTCTCAAAACAAACGCTTGTTTTATGTGGTGTTTGACCAAGATTACAAAGCCTACCAGCATAACAAACTCTCTTATAGCTCCAATTCTCAAAAAGAACTCTATATAGAGATTGAAAACAATCAAGTGTCTATCATAATGGAAAAATAG
- a CDS encoding tetratricopeptide repeat protein → MFKDFYRTTLSFLKPLLLLLVLLLSFSLCMADEYISISDDWDERARNQWDEIARNHKTYYFENGLDHFNQGQYKQAFKDFKLAQEYSIGLGSVYLAKMYLEGKGVKVDYKKAQFYAQNAIKGYGSGLLGGALILGRMQAQGLGMKKDLKQALKTYRHVIRMFSNKSTNYFANNFRLPNLAFTSMLIGSRFIDLSGLSANPIKFGKKFGILVKKSTQIKDKTLLWEDIAEISSNITLLKQQMGEILYRIGIAYKEGLGTRKKKDRAKKFLQKSAEFGYEKAMEAL, encoded by the coding sequence ATGTTTAAAGATTTTTATCGCACCACCCTCTCTTTTTTAAAGCCTTTATTGCTTTTACTAGTTTTATTGTTGTCATTTTCGCTTTGTATGGCTGATGAATATATTAGCATAAGTGATGATTGGGATGAAAGGGCGCGAAATCAGTGGGATGAAATTGCGCGAAATCATAAGACATATTATTTTGAAAATGGTTTAGACCATTTTAATCAAGGCCAATACAAACAAGCCTTTAAGGATTTTAAATTGGCGCAAGAATACAGCATTGGGCTTGGCAGCGTTTATTTAGCCAAAATGTATTTGGAGGGAAAGGGCGTGAAAGTGGATTACAAAAAAGCGCAATTCTATGCACAAAACGCTATCAAAGGGTATGGGAGCGGGCTGTTAGGGGGTGCTTTAATTTTAGGACGCATGCAAGCGCAAGGCTTAGGGATGAAAAAGGATTTGAAACAAGCGCTTAAGACTTACAGGCATGTGATTCGCATGTTTTCTAATAAAAGCACAAATTATTTTGCTAACAATTTTAGATTACCAAACCTTGCGTTCACTAGTATGCTTATTGGATCGCGATTCATTGATCTTTCAGGTTTGAGCGCGAATCCTATAAAATTTGGAAAGAAGTTTGGAATACTTGTTAAGAAATCCACTCAAATCAAAGATAAGACACTTCTTTGGGAAGACATTGCTGAAATTTCAAGCAATATTACTTTACTCAAACAACAAATGGGGGAGATCCTTTATAGAATTGGGATCGCTTATAAAGAAGGGCTTGGCACTAGAAAGAAAAAGGACAGGGCTAAAAAATTCCTGCAAAAATCCGCAGAATTTGGCTATGAAAAAGCCATGGAAGCTCTGTAG
- a CDS encoding cag pathogenicity island protein Cag1, translating into MADTINTTEATHETKKPNAFVDFFKNSLTDKRYDALGLIGAGVLCCVLSGAMGIVGIIFVAIGIFLSFSNINLVKLVEKLSKKQPKAATTVNNETQKSQATSVTNGPTEAKENKD; encoded by the coding sequence ATGGCTGACACAATCAATACAACTGAAGCAACTCATGAAACAAAAAAACCAAACGCTTTTGTAGATTTTTTCAAAAACAGTTTGACTGACAAGCGTTATGATGCATTAGGTCTCATTGGAGCAGGGGTTTTATGTTGTGTCTTGAGCGGTGCTATGGGGATTGTTGGGATAATCTTTGTCGCAATAGGAATCTTTTTGTCTTTTTCTAATATCAACTTAGTGAAATTAGTTGAAAAATTGTCCAAAAAACAACCTAAAGCGGCAACAACTGTCAATAACGAAACCCAAAAATCTCAAGCAACAAGCGTTACCAACGGACCAACTGAAGCTAAAGAGAATAAAGATTGA
- a CDS encoding DNA topoisomerase — protein MGFSIFICERAQKEIMQKVASRHTDDSNKFNIKPKEKIDENVINALETSLKSKGVVSEMLESIKEAKNNKEYENLSNRGFLRAKLDQGVGINFQESLGYNLSTLQKKAISLLKISPNQVLELVQKLYMKGHISYPTEYLFEETFKKNLYKIYKDSENDCFNKNVADEEKVLLEFPSRKFTPNELFTAALLTLNAMEFCLYINSEKKETNV, from the coding sequence ATGGGATTCTCTATTTTTATCTGCGAACGCGCACAAAAAGAAATCATGCAAAAAGTGGCTTCAAGACACACTGACGATTCAAATAAGTTCAACATCAAACCCAAAGAAAAGATTGATGAGAATGTCATTAACGCATTAGAGACAAGTTTGAAATCTAAAGGGGTCGTTTCAGAAATGCTAGAAAGTATCAAAGAAGCTAAAAACAACAAAGAGTATGAGAATTTGTCCAATAGGGGGTTTTTAAGGGCTAAATTGGATCAAGGGGTAGGAATCAACTTTCAAGAGTCTCTAGGCTACAACTTGAGTACCCTACAAAAAAAGGCAATCTCTCTGTTAAAAATCAGCCCCAATCAGGTATTAGAATTAGTCCAAAAACTATACATGAAAGGGCATATAAGCTATCCTACTGAATATTTGTTTGAAGAGACTTTCAAAAAAAACTTATATAAGATTTACAAAGACTCAGAAAATGATTGCTTCAACAAGAATGTGGCTGATGAAGAAAAAGTTCTTTTAGAGTTTCCTAGCAGAAAATTCACTCCCAATGAGCTTTTTACAGCTGCATTACTTACCTTAAATGCAATGGAATTTTGTCTCTATATCAATTCTGAAAAAAAGGAAACTAATGTTTAG
- the cag3 gene encoding type IV secretion system outer membrane cap subunit Cag3 — translation MFRKLATAVSLIGLLTSNTLYAKEISEADKVIKATKETKETKKEAKRLKKEAKQRQQIPDHKKPQYASVDDTKTQALFDIYDTLNVNDKSFGDWFGNSALKDKTYLYAMDLLDYNNYLSIENPIIKTRAMGTYADLIIITGSLEQVNGYYNILKALNKRNAKFVLKINENMPYAQATFLRVPKRSDPNAHTLDKGASIDENKLFEQQKRTYFNYANDVICRPNDEVCSPLRDEMVAMPSNDSVIQKPNIVAPYSLYRLKETNNANEAQPSPYATQTAPENSKEKLIEELIANSQLIANEEEREKKLLAEKEKQEAELAKYKLKDLENQKKLKALEAELKKKNAKKPRVVEVPVSPQTSNSDETMRVVKEKENYNGLLVDKETTIKRSYEGTLISENSYSKKTPLNPNDLRNLEEEIKSYYIKSNGLCYANGISLYAKIKNDPYKEGMLCGYESVQNLLSPLKDKLKYDKQKLQKALLKDSK, via the coding sequence ATGTTTAGAAAACTAGCAACCGCTGTATCGCTCATAGGCTTACTAACCTCTAACACTCTTTATGCTAAAGAAATAAGTGAAGCCGATAAGGTCATTAAGGCCACTAAAGAAACTAAAGAGACCAAGAAAGAAGCTAAACGACTCAAAAAAGAAGCTAAACAGCGCCAACAGATCCCTGATCATAAGAAACCTCAATATGCCTCTGTTGATGACACAAAAACTCAAGCGCTTTTTGATATATACGACACCTTGAATGTGAATGACAAAAGCTTTGGGGATTGGTTTGGTAATAGCGCTTTGAAAGACAAAACCTATCTCTACGCTATGGATCTATTGGATTACAACAACTATTTATCCATAGAAAACCCCATTATCAAAACAAGAGCAATGGGGACTTATGCGGATCTCATCATCATCACAGGTTCGTTAGAACAAGTCAATGGGTATTACAACATTCTAAAAGCGCTCAACAAACGAAACGCTAAGTTTGTGTTAAAAATCAATGAGAACATGCCTTATGCCCAAGCGACTTTTTTAAGAGTGCCAAAAAGAAGCGATCCCAATGCCCACACGCTTGATAAGGGAGCGTCAATTGATGAGAATAAGCTTTTTGAACAACAAAAACGCACGTATTTCAACTACGCCAACGATGTAATCTGCAGACCTAATGATGAAGTGTGTTCGCCCCTAAGAGATGAGATGGTAGCTATGCCTAGTAACGATAGCGTTATTCAAAAACCCAATATCGTTGCTCCTTATAGCTTGTATAGACTCAAAGAGACAAATAACGCCAATGAGGCCCAACCATCACCTTATGCCACCCAAACCGCTCCTGAAAACAGCAAAGAGAAGCTCATAGAAGAGCTAATCGCTAACTCCCAACTCATAGCCAATGAGGAAGAGAGGGAAAAGAAACTCTTAGCAGAAAAAGAAAAACAAGAGGCTGAATTGGCTAAATACAAGCTCAAAGACTTAGAAAATCAAAAGAAACTAAAAGCTTTAGAAGCAGAGTTGAAAAAGAAAAACGCTAAGAAACCTAGAGTAGTGGAAGTGCCTGTTTCTCCTCAAACAAGTAATTCTGATGAAACAATGAGAGTTGTCAAAGAAAAAGAGAACTATAATGGGTTATTAGTGGATAAGGAGACCACGATCAAAAGAAGCTATGAGGGGACTTTGATCAGTGAAAATTCTTACAGCAAAAAAACGCCTCTCAACCCTAATGACTTGAGGAACTTAGAAGAAGAAATCAAAAGCTACTACATCAAGTCTAACGGCTTGTGTTACGCTAATGGCATTAGCCTCTATGCAAAAATCAAAAACGACCCCTATAAAGAGGGAATGCTGTGTGGTTATGAGAGTGTTCAAAATCTGCTCTCACCTCTAAAGGACAAGCTCAAATACGACAAGCAGAAGTTACAAAAAGCGTTACTGAAAGATTCAAAGTAA
- the cag4 gene encoding VirB1 family T4SS lytic transglycosylase Cag4, producing MFEKWIGLTLLLNSLAYPCQKVTISFKQYENLIHIHQKGCNNEVVCRTLISIALLESSLGLNNKREISTKDTSYSMFHITLNTAKKFYPTYSKTLLKTKLLNDVDFAIQLAKQILKENFDYYKQKHPNKSVYQLVEMAIGAYNGGMKHNPNGAYVKKFRCIYSQVRYNE from the coding sequence TTGTTTGAGAAATGGATTGGTCTGACTTTACTTCTTAATTCCTTAGCCTATCCATGCCAAAAGGTAACCATTAGTTTCAAGCAGTATGAAAATCTTATCCATATCCATCAAAAAGGTTGCAACAATGAAGTGGTGTGCAGAACGCTTATTTCTATCGCTTTGTTAGAAAGCTCTCTAGGGTTGAACAACAAGCGCGAAATTTCCACAAAAGACACTTCTTATTCCATGTTTCATATCACTTTAAACACCGCTAAAAAATTCTATCCTACCTACTCTAAAACGCTCCTCAAAACCAAATTGTTAAACGATGTGGATTTTGCGATCCAATTAGCCAAACAAATTTTAAAAGAAAATTTTGATTATTACAAACAAAAACACCCCAACAAAAGCGTGTATCAATTAGTGGAAATGGCAATAGGCGCTTACAATGGGGGAATGAAACACAACCCTAATGGCGCTTATGTGAAGAAGTTTCGCTGCATTTATTCTCAAGTGCGTTACAACGAGTAG
- the cag5 gene encoding VirD4 family type IV secretion system ATPase Cag5: MEDFLYNTLYFIEDYKLVVIFGFIGLIALFFLYKFIKAQKKAFKDKANQPQKKKNFKEIIIDGLKERVKTFGFWLQAILLLSYSFITSGLFFLILLGNFYDDNRSPESDDDLFDIWVYAIQDFPAYYFKALTFSSLKIYGFNISLVVYSSILCSYIFITFFVWFLKYLTRTRDIGANKKVDDLFGSASWETEEKMIKAKLITPNNKKRAFDKREVIVGRRGLGDFIAYAGQAFIGLIAPTRSGKGVGFIMPNMINYPQNIVVFDPKADTMETCGKIREKRFNQKVFIYEPFSLKTHRFNPFAYVDFGNDVVLTEDILSQIDTRLKGHGMVASGGDFSTQIFGLAKLVFPERPNEKDPFFSNQARNLFVINCNIYRDLMWTKKGLEFVKRKKIIMPETPTMFFIGSMASGINLIDEDTNMEKVVSLMEFFGGEEDKSGDNLRALSPATRNMWNSFKTMGGARETYSSVQGVYTSAFAPYNNAMIRNFTSANDFDFRRLRIDAVSIGVIANPKESTIVGPILELFFNVMIYSNLILPIHDPQCKRSCLMLMDEFTLCGYLETFVKAVGIMAEYNMRPAFVFQSKAQLENDPPLGYGRNGAKTILDNLSLNMYYGINNDNYYEHFEKLSKVLGKYTRQDVSRSIDDNTGKTNTSISNKERFLMTPDELMTMGDELIILENTLKPIKCHKALYYDDPFFTDELIKVSPSLSKKYKLGKVPDQTTFYDDLQAAKTRGELSYDKSLVPVGSSEL; the protein is encoded by the coding sequence ATGGAAGACTTTTTATACAACACCTTATATTTCATAGAGGATTATAAGTTGGTTGTTATTTTTGGTTTCATAGGGTTAATAGCGTTATTTTTTCTCTACAAATTCATAAAAGCTCAAAAAAAGGCTTTTAAAGATAAAGCTAACCAACCTCAAAAGAAAAAAAACTTTAAAGAAATCATTATAGATGGGCTGAAAGAAAGAGTTAAAACCTTTGGCTTTTGGTTACAAGCTATACTATTACTATCCTATTCTTTTATCACATCAGGGTTATTTTTCTTGATTCTCTTAGGTAATTTTTATGATGATAATCGATCGCCTGAAAGTGATGATGATCTTTTTGATATATGGGTCTATGCGATACAAGATTTTCCTGCATACTATTTTAAGGCGCTCACTTTTAGCTCACTCAAGATTTATGGGTTCAATATATCCTTAGTCGTATATAGTTCTATTTTATGCTCTTATATCTTCATTACCTTTTTTGTGTGGTTCTTAAAATACTTAACTCGGACTAGAGATATAGGAGCGAATAAAAAAGTTGATGATCTCTTTGGTAGCGCGAGTTGGGAAACTGAAGAGAAAATGATCAAAGCCAAGCTCATCACGCCCAACAACAAAAAACGCGCCTTTGACAAACGAGAGGTTATTGTAGGCAGGCGTGGCTTGGGGGATTTTATCGCTTATGCAGGACAGGCGTTCATTGGCTTGATTGCCCCTACTAGAAGCGGTAAAGGTGTGGGTTTCATCATGCCCAATATGATCAATTATCCTCAAAATATCGTTGTGTTTGATCCTAAAGCTGACACTATGGAAACTTGCGGGAAAATCAGAGAGAAACGCTTCAACCAAAAAGTGTTCATCTATGAACCTTTCTCCTTAAAAACACACCGATTTAATCCTTTCGCTTATGTGGATTTTGGTAATGATGTGGTTTTGACCGAAGACATACTCTCTCAAATTGACACACGCCTAAAAGGGCATGGCATGGTGGCTAGTGGAGGGGATTTTTCCACTCAAATCTTTGGATTAGCTAAGTTGGTGTTCCCTGAAAGACCTAATGAAAAAGATCCTTTTTTTAGCAATCAAGCACGAAATCTTTTTGTCATCAATTGCAATATTTATAGGGATCTCATGTGGACTAAAAAGGGGCTTGAGTTTGTCAAAAGAAAAAAAATCATCATGCCTGAAACCCCTACGATGTTTTTCATAGGTTCTATGGCAAGCGGTATCAACTTGATTGATGAAGACACAAACATGGAAAAAGTCGTGTCTCTGATGGAATTTTTTGGAGGTGAAGAAGATAAGAGTGGCGACAATCTAAGAGCGCTTAGTCCTGCTACTAGAAACATGTGGAATAGCTTCAAGACAATGGGCGGCGCTAGAGAAACTTATAGCTCGGTTCAAGGGGTATATACTTCAGCCTTTGCACCTTATAATAACGCCATGATTAGAAATTTCACGAGCGCTAATGATTTTGATTTCAGGCGTTTAAGGATCGATGCAGTGAGTATTGGTGTGATCGCTAATCCTAAAGAAAGCACTATTGTTGGACCGATATTAGAGCTGTTTTTCAACGTGATGATTTATAGCAATTTGATTCTGCCAATCCATGATCCACAATGCAAAAGAAGTTGCTTGATGCTCATGGACGAATTCACTTTGTGTGGCTATTTAGAGACCTTTGTTAAAGCGGTAGGGATTATGGCAGAATACAACATGCGCCCCGCTTTTGTGTTTCAAAGTAAGGCGCAACTAGAGAATGACCCCCCACTTGGTTATGGTAGGAATGGCGCTAAGACTATTTTAGACAACCTTTCTTTGAATATGTATTATGGAATCAACAACGATAACTACTATGAACACTTTGAAAAACTTTCTAAGGTGTTAGGGAAATACACAAGACAAGATGTGAGCCGAAGCATTGATGATAATACAGGTAAGACCAACACTTCTATCAGCAACAAGGAGCGGTTTTTGATGACCCCTGATGAATTGATGACTATGGGCGATGAGCTTATTATTTTAGAAAATACGCTCAAACCTATCAAATGCCACAAGGCGCTTTACTACGATGATCCTTTCTTCACCGATGAACTCATTAAGGTGAGTCCAAGTTTGAGCAAGAAATACAAATTGGGGAAAGTGCCTGATCAGACGACTTTTTATGATGATTTGCAAGCCGCTAAAACCAGAGGCGAATTGAGTTATGATAAATCTTTAGTGCCTGTGGGTTCAAGCGAACTGTGA
- the virB11 gene encoding cag pathogenicity island type IV secretion system ATPase VirB11: MTEDRLSAEDKKFLEVERALKEAALNPLRHATEELFGDFLKMENITEICYNGNKVVWVLKNNGEWQPFDVRDKKAFSLSRLMHFARCCASFKKKTIDNYENPILSSNLANGERVQIVLSPVTVNDETISISIRIPSKTTYPHSFFEEQGFYNLLDNKEQAISAIKDGIAIGKNVIVCGGTGSGKTTYIKSIMEFIPKEERIISIEDTEEIVFKHHKNYTQLFFGGNITSADCLKSCLRMRPDRIILGELRSSEAYDFYNVLCSGHKGTLTTLHAGSSEEAFIRLANMSSSNNAARNIKFESLIEGFKDLIDMIVHINHHKQCDEFYIKHR; this comes from the coding sequence ATGACTGAAGACAGATTGAGTGCAGAAGATAAAAAATTTCTAGAAGTAGAAAGAGCTTTAAAAGAAGCGGCATTAAATCCTTTAAGGCATGCTACTGAAGAACTTTTTGGTGATTTTTTAAAAATGGAAAATATCACTGAGATTTGTTACAATGGGAACAAGGTTGTATGGGTTTTAAAAAATAATGGCGAATGGCAACCATTTGATGTGAGAGACAAGAAAGCCTTTAGTCTATCTCGTTTAATGCATTTTGCTCGGTGTTGTGCAAGTTTTAAGAAAAAAACAATAGACAACTATGAAAATCCTATTTTGAGCAGCAATTTAGCGAATGGTGAAAGGGTGCAAATTGTCCTTTCCCCTGTTACAGTTAATGATGAAACCATTTCTATATCTATAAGGATACCTAGCAAAACAACCTATCCTCATAGCTTCTTTGAAGAACAGGGTTTTTATAATCTACTAGACAACAAAGAACAAGCGATCAGCGCGATTAAAGATGGTATTGCTATCGGTAAGAATGTGATTGTTTGTGGTGGCACAGGAAGCGGTAAAACGACTTATATCAAAAGCATCATGGAATTTATCCCTAAAGAAGAAAGGATCATATCCATTGAAGACACCGAAGAGATTGTATTCAAACACCACAAGAACTACACACAGCTTTTTTTTGGTGGGAATATCACCTCTGCTGATTGTTTAAAGTCATGTTTGAGAATGCGACCTGATAGAATCATTTTAGGAGAACTCAGAAGCAGTGAGGCATATGATTTTTATAATGTGCTTTGTAGCGGTCATAAAGGCACGCTAACCACTCTGCATGCAGGGAGCAGTGAAGAAGCGTTTATTCGTTTAGCCAACATGAGTTCATCTAATAACGCAGCAAGGAATATCAAGTTTGAAAGCCTCATTGAGGGCTTTAAAGATTTGATTGATATGATTGTCCATATCAACCACCACAAACAGTGTGATGAATTTTATATCAAACATAGGTAG
- the cagZ gene encoding cag pathogenicity island translocation protein CagZ, translating into MELGFNEAERQKILDSNRSLMGNANEVRDKFIQNYATSLKDSNDPQDFLRRVQELRINMQKNFISFDAYYNYLNNLVLASYNRCKQEKTFAESTIKNELTLGEFVVEISDNFNNFMCDEVAKISDLVASYLPREYLPPFIDGNMMGVAFQILGIDDFGRKLNEIVQDIGTKYIILSKNKTYLTSLERAKLITQLKLNLE; encoded by the coding sequence ATGGAACTCGGTTTCAATGAAGCAGAAAGACAAAAAATCTTAGATAGCAACAGATCTCTTATGGGAAATGCAAATGAAGTAAGGGATAAGTTTATTCAAAATTACGCCACTTCTTTAAAAGATAGCAACGATCCGCAAGATTTTTTGAGAAGAGTTCAAGAGTTAAGAATCAATATGCAAAAGAATTTTATTAGTTTTGATGCTTATTACAACTATTTGAACAACCTTGTGTTAGCCAGTTACAATCGTTGCAAACAAGAAAAGACTTTTGCAGAAAGCACGATCAAAAATGAACTAACGCTTGGAGAGTTTGTTGTAGAAATTTCTGACAACTTCAATAATTTTATGTGTGATGAAGTGGCAAAAATTTCAGACCTAGTGGCTTCTTATCTGCCAAGAGAGTATTTACCGCCATTCATAGATGGCAATATGATGGGCGTGGCGTTTCAGATTCTAGGGATAGATGATTTTGGAAGGAAGCTCAATGAGATTGTCCAAGATATAGGGACTAAGTATATTATTTTGAGCAAAAATAAGACTTATCTCACTTCTTTAGAAAGAGCTAAATTGATAACCCAATTAAAATTAAATTTGGAATAA